The Bacteroidetes bacterium GWF2_43_63 genome segment GATCCAGAAAGAAGCACCAATCACCAGAATAAAAACTATGATATCTGCTTTATCTACAAAGCCATCATATATTGAAGAAAGAATTTCCCAGCTTTGCGGATTGGTCTCGGTTTCGTGATAAGAGCCTTGTACAACGACATCGCGCTCCACGCCATTCACCATAATTTTTTCGCGCTCGAAAGCGCCACCCGGAACAAACCATGTGGCTGCTGCTGCGATAAGGATTATCGTAAAAACAATGACGTATGTACTCGGTATCTGTCGTTTCTTTTTCAGCTGGTCACTCATATGCGCTTGGTATTTCGTTGCGAAGATAATTATTTTGCGATGTTTTAGAAAAGAAAATCTTTTGTCATTCTGAATCTGGCTCACAGAGCAGATTGATGAGCAGAACCATTTTCCCTCCTGAGGAAAACGAAAAATTTCAAACTGGCTATAAGTGTGTGATTCAACATGGTTATAGCCAAAGTAAGAGAAACTTGCGTAGAAACGTGTTTACAAAGACTTTCAATCAAGCGAAAATTACTATTTTTGAAACATGAAATCTTTCACTGATATTATTTGCATTGAGCTTGGACTAAAGCCAACGCAGGTTGCCAATACAATCAAGCTTCTTGAAGAAGGAGCTACTGTGCCTTTCATTGCCCGATACCGTAAAGAAATGACCGGAACGCTGGATGAGGTTCAGATTATGGCGATAAAAACGCGCCTGCATCAATTGACTGAGCTTGAGAAAAGGAAATCAGCTGTGTTGGAAAGCATTAATGAGCAAGGAAAACTGACTCCTGAGTTGGAAACGAAAATCAAGAATGCTTCTACAATGCCTGAGGTAGAGGACCTTTATCTGCCATACAAACCCAAGCGCAAAACGCGCGCTACCATGGCCATCGCAAAAGGTTTGGAGCCGCTTGCCAAGCGGATTTTCAATCAGCATCCGTTTGATTTACTTGAAGCAGCACGTCATTTTATCAGTGAGGAAAAGGGCGTAACAAGCGAAGAGGAAGCCATTGCTGGTGCCCGCGATATCATTGCCGAATGGATCAGCGAAGATGCACGGGTACGTTCTGACTTGCGTGCATTGTTTATCCGAGAAGGTGTTATTTATTCAAAAGTGGTGAAGGGAAAAGAAGCCGACGGTGCCAAATTTGAAAATTATTTTTCTATTTCTGAGCCACTGGCCAAAGCGCCTTCACATCGAATTCTGGCTGTTTTTCGTGGCGAAAACGAAGGATTCCTGCGCGTTTCGGTCGAGCCCGAAACTGATAAAGCAGTTGATTTGATTGACCGGCGCATCGTTTCAGCAAACAATGCCATTGCCGAAGAAGTACAGAAAGCAGTTGACGACAGCTATAAAAGATTGTTGCAGCCATCGCTTGAAACAGAAGTGCGTAAATTTTATAAAGAGAAAGCCGATAAGGAAGCCATTATTGTTTTCGCCGACAATCTGCGGCAGTTGCTGCTTGCATCGCCTCTCGGACAGAAGACCGTTTTGGCCATCGATCCCGGATTCCGGACTGGTTGCAAAGTGGTTGTGCTCGATCCGCAAGGAAATCTGATGCACAACGAAACCATTTATCCACATCCGCCCGAAAACAAAGTGAAGGAGGCGTTGAATAAAATTGATCATTTGGTTGAAGCGTACAAGGTCGAAGCTATTGCCATTGGAAACGGCACTGCTGGCCGCGAAACGGAAACATTTATCAAACGTATTCAATTCAGTCGTCCCGTAATTGCGCTGGCAGTCAACGAATCCGGTGCTTCGATATATTCTGCGAGCGATGTTGCCCGTGAAGAATTTCCGGATTATGACATCACGGTGCGTGGTGCTGTTTCTATCGGACGTCGGCTCATGGACCCACTTGCGGAGCTGGTGAAGATTGATGCGAAAAGCATCGGAGTAGGGCAGTATCAGCACGATGTCGATCAGAACATGCTCAGGGAGAAGCTGGATGAAACAGTGATGAGTGCGGTTAATAATGTTGGTGTTGAACTTAATACTGCCAGCAAGCAGCTCCTGACCTACGTTTCGGGCATAGGCCCCGCCATGGCACAAAACATTGTTGAGCATCGTAAAGAAAAGGGAGTGTTCAAAACGAGAAAAGATTTGTTGAAAGTAAAGCGTTTTGGCGACAAAGCATTCGAACAGGCCGCTGGTTTTCTTCGCATTAAAGATGCATCAAATCCGCTTGACGCCTCGGCTGTGCACCCTGAGAGTTATGGCATTGTTGAAAAAATGGCGAAAGATCTCAATTGTACAGTTGCTGATTTGATTCATAATAAAGAGCTCCGTGCTCAGATAAAGCCACAAAATTATATTACTGAGAAATTCGGATTGCCAACTATTAACGATATTCTGAAAGAGCTGGAGAAGCCTGGCCGCGACCCGCGCGAAAAATTCGAGTTGTTTGAATTCGATCAGAATGTACACAATATCGATGATCTGATTCCCGGGATGGAGCTGCCCGGAATTGTAACCAACATTACCAAATTCGGCGCTTTTGTCGATATTGGTGTCCATCAGGACGGGCTTGTACACATCAGTCAGATTGCAGACCGCTTTATTGCTGATCCTTCCGAAGTATTGAAGCTGAATCAAAAAGTGAAAGTACGAGTGCTCGAAGTTGATAAAGCACGTAAGAGAATTAATCTGAGTATGCGGGGCGTATAAAACTGCAAATATGAAAACAGAAGAGATTCATGATTTATTCAATCGTTTCGAAGCTGCAGCCATCGACTTGAATGGTGTTGAATGTTGGAGTGCCAGAGAATGTAATTTGTCACTTAGAAATAGTAGCATAACAATCATAAAATTGCAAATTACAGAAAAATCACGATCTCTGAAAAATGCGTTCCAGACTGCCCCAGACCATTTTCCTGACGTCAGTAATATGGTCGTACGTGGCTCTGGAAGCGTTGTTGAAATTTGGAAAATCTATATAATCCGCTGTGAAAGCTGTTTTATTGCAACTTGTTGATACCATTATTTGGCTAAAAAGACAATTAGTAAAAATGAGAGAAATACTAAGATGAAAAAAAATAAACTCAGCAGTAGCACTGACCTTCTAGAGTCAATTATTTCATTGATTGAAAAAGCGAGAAAGCATGTTGCATTGTCAGTTAACAGTGAATTAGTACTTCTTTATTGGAAAATCGGCAAATCAATTAATGACGATTTCACAAAAATGGGAAAAGCAGATTATGGGAAGAAACAAATTGAAAAGCTATCAACGGAATTATCAATACTATATGGAAGTGGATTCAAAAAGCGAAACCTTCAGAGTTTTGTAAAATTCAATGCCGTTTTTCCTGATTTTGAGATTTTGCACGCACTGAGTGCAAAATTGTCATGGACGCATTTCAGACATATTATATACATTGAAGATGAAATAAAAAGGGAATTTTACATCCAATTATGCATCTATGAGCGCTGGAGTGTACGAACTTTGCAGGAGAGAATCGACAGTATGCTATTTGAGCGGACGGCAATCAGCAAGAAGCCGGAAAAGACAATTTCCGAAGATTTATTAAACCTGAAGGATGCCGAAAAAATGTCTCCGAACCTTGTTTTTCGCGATCCGTATGTGCTTGATTTTCTCGGATTGCACGACAGTTACAGTGAAAAAGATCTTGAGTCTGCTATTCTTGCCAATCTGCAGAATTTCCTCATTGAAATGGGAAGCGATTTTGCATTTATCGCCAGACAAAAACGCATTATAATTGATAATGAAGATTTTTATATTGATTTGCTTTTTTTTCATCGGGGACTGAAACGCCTTGTAGCAATCGACCTGAAACTAGATAAATTTAAAGCAGCATATAAAGGTCAGATGGAACTGTATTTAAGATGGCTTGAGCACAACGAACAAAAAGAAGGTGAAAATACGCCCATTGGGTTGATTCTTTGTAGCGAAAAGTCGAGAGAACAAATAAGTTATCTGATGCTGGATAACAATGAACAAATTAAAGTTGCAGAATACCTGACAGTTTTACCAGATAAAAAGACTCTGGAACGTAAGCTTAATCAGGCAATAGAAATTGCAAAAAACGCCCTTGGATCGGACGAAAAAGAAAAATGAAACAAAATTGCATGAAACCCATTTTAATAATATCACTGTTTTTTTTGTTTGCATTTCATGTTGATGCGCAAACCAAAACCTTCACTATTCCTTATGAATCGAAGGGGTATAATGTGACTATGACCTACAATGACATTATTCATTATTGTCGTTTGACGGATTCTTTGTACAACGAAGTTGTTTTTAAAAGCTTCGGCAAATCGGCTCAGGGTGATGATTTGCCGTACCTGATAATCGATGACGGATCAAAGACTGCGGATAAAATCACGCTGTGGATTCAGGCTGGAATCCATCCCGGAGAGCCGGAAGGCGTTGAAGCCGGATTTCTTTTTTTGCGCGATCTGATGACAAAACCGGAGCTAAAACCAGCGCTGCGAAATGTATGTGTGATTTTCATTCCTTGTTTTAACGTGGATGGACTCAAGCGTTTCGGACCATATAATCGCATCAATCAGAACGGGCCGGAGCAGATGGGCTGGCGCACAACTGCGCAGAATCTGAATCTGAACCGTGATTTTATGAAAGCAGATGCGCCCGAAATGCAATCGTGGTTGAAGCTGTACAATGAGATCAATCCCGATTTTATGATCGATTGCCATACCACGGATGGTGCGGATTATCAATACGCACTCACTTACGGTATGGATGCTTTCCAAACCTTGAATCCCGTAGTTGCTGCATGGTGCAATCGAAAGTACATCCCTTATGTTACAGAAAAAATGGAGCGTGATGGCATGCCGATATTTCCATATGTGGCATTTCGCCAATGGCACAATCCGCGCAGTGGTCTGCTAACCTACGGATCGCGTCCTATGCTGTCGCACGGTTATACAATTCTGACCGATCGCCCTTGTTTGCTCATTGAGACGCATATGCTGAAACCGTACAAATCGCGCGTTGAATCTACGTTGCAAATGATTCATCACACCTTGGAATTTTTGTCAGGGAATCGGGAGAGCTATAAATCAATGCTACGGGGAGCTGATCAGGAGCGCATTTCGGATGAATTTATTCATTCACCTTTTTCCATCGGCCTTGAAACAAGCATGAAAGACAGCACCATTATTGACTTTCTCGGGATGGAGTTCGACACCATTCCAAGCAGCATCACTGGCGGGATTTACTACAAATACGACAACACAAAACCAGTGACCTGGAAAATTCCGTTGTTCGATCATGTGTATGTGAGCGACAGCATAGATCTTCCTATGGCTTATGTTATCCCAGTTGAATGGGTCGAGGTGATAGATCGCTTAAAACTGCATGGAATCAGTATGATCAGTGTTTCTGAAAGTTCTGAAATTACCGTCACGGCATCGAAACTATCAGCAGTGAAATTCCCGCATACGAGTTACGAAGGGCGTTTCAGACCTGAATATATCATTAATGAATTTGATACCGCAGTCAGTATTCATAAGGGATCAGCATTGGTTCTTGTGAAACAGCCAAAGATAAAAGTGTTGGTTTGGTTGCTCGATGCCGCATCGGAGGATAGTTTTCTGAAATGGGGATTTTTCAACGCCATCTTTGAACAAAAGGAATATGGCGAAATGTATGTGCTCGAACCGATGGCCGAAAAAATGTTTGCTGTAAATCCGGCGCTGAAAGCCGAGTTTGATGCATTGAAAAATAGTGACCCTGCATTCGCTTCCAATCAGTGGTTGCAGATGAACTGGGTGTACAATCACACACAATATCGCGATCTTCAATACTGCGTTTATCCGGTAATGAAAATCAACAGTCAATCAGAATTGAAAAAATTATTACCTGAAAAATAGTCATGAAAGTTGTCACTTATAACCTCAACGGAATCCGCGCGGCCATCGGAAAAGGCTTTATAGAATGGCTTGAAAAGAGCAATGCTGATGTAGTATGTCTGCAGGAACTCAAGGCTCAACATGATCAGATTCCATCAATGGAATTTGAAGCCATCGGCTATAAAACATTTTTTCACAGTGCTCAGAAGAAGGGCTACAGCGGTGTTGGCATTCTCACAAAAATCCAACCCGATCTCGTAAAGGTCGGTATGGGCATTCCGGAATATGACTACGAAGGTCGTT includes the following:
- a CDS encoding RNA-binding transcriptional accessory protein, translating into MKSFTDIICIELGLKPTQVANTIKLLEEGATVPFIARYRKEMTGTLDEVQIMAIKTRLHQLTELEKRKSAVLESINEQGKLTPELETKIKNASTMPEVEDLYLPYKPKRKTRATMAIAKGLEPLAKRIFNQHPFDLLEAARHFISEEKGVTSEEEAIAGARDIIAEWISEDARVRSDLRALFIREGVIYSKVVKGKEADGAKFENYFSISEPLAKAPSHRILAVFRGENEGFLRVSVEPETDKAVDLIDRRIVSANNAIAEEVQKAVDDSYKRLLQPSLETEVRKFYKEKADKEAIIVFADNLRQLLLASPLGQKTVLAIDPGFRTGCKVVVLDPQGNLMHNETIYPHPPENKVKEALNKIDHLVEAYKVEAIAIGNGTAGRETETFIKRIQFSRPVIALAVNESGASIYSASDVAREEFPDYDITVRGAVSIGRRLMDPLAELVKIDAKSIGVGQYQHDVDQNMLREKLDETVMSAVNNVGVELNTASKQLLTYVSGIGPAMAQNIVEHRKEKGVFKTRKDLLKVKRFGDKAFEQAAGFLRIKDASNPLDASAVHPESYGIVEKMAKDLNCTVADLIHNKELRAQIKPQNYITEKFGLPTINDILKELEKPGRDPREKFELFEFDQNVHNIDDLIPGMELPGIVTNITKFGAFVDIGVHQDGLVHISQIADRFIADPSEVLKLNQKVKVRVLEVDKARKRINLSMRGV
- a CDS encoding cytoplasmic protein, giving the protein MKKNKLSSSTDLLESIISLIEKARKHVALSVNSELVLLYWKIGKSINDDFTKMGKADYGKKQIEKLSTELSILYGSGFKKRNLQSFVKFNAVFPDFEILHALSAKLSWTHFRHIIYIEDEIKREFYIQLCIYERWSVRTLQERIDSMLFERTAISKKPEKTISEDLLNLKDAEKMSPNLVFRDPYVLDFLGLHDSYSEKDLESAILANLQNFLIEMGSDFAFIARQKRIIIDNEDFYIDLLFFHRGLKRLVAIDLKLDKFKAAYKGQMELYLRWLEHNEQKEGENTPIGLILCSEKSREQISYLMLDNNEQIKVAEYLTVLPDKKTLERKLNQAIEIAKNALGSDEKEK